In Candidatus Defluviibacterium haderslevense, the following are encoded in one genomic region:
- a CDS encoding ABC transporter permease: MIDHNSELNRKPKLEHAKDKLSILGDKTIERKDQANHFLVEISNVFIFLGLIIRESFTKDFEFKEFLRQCFQIGYKSLPLISITGTIMGLVLTIQSRPVLIDFGAVSLLPGMVAESLIKEMGPVITALICAGKIGSGIGAELGSMKVTEQIDAMEVSSTNPVRFLLVTRILATTLMVPLLVLYADALGILGSWVGVNIKGDVNLFLFISHAFDHVDFFDFFPAIVKTFFFGAVIGLVGCYKGYNAGRGTESVGLAANSAVVLASLLVIIIDMIAVQITDMIIS, encoded by the coding sequence ATGATTGATCATAATTCTGAGTTGAATCGAAAACCTAAATTAGAACATGCAAAAGACAAACTTAGCATATTGGGTGATAAGACTATTGAACGAAAAGATCAAGCTAATCATTTTCTAGTTGAAATTTCAAATGTTTTTATATTTCTTGGATTGATTATTCGTGAATCATTTACAAAGGATTTTGAATTTAAAGAATTTTTGAGACAATGTTTTCAAATAGGATATAAATCATTGCCTCTGATTTCCATAACAGGCACCATCATGGGTTTGGTATTGACTATACAATCTCGACCCGTTCTCATAGATTTTGGTGCTGTAAGTTTACTGCCTGGCATGGTAGCTGAATCATTAATTAAGGAAATGGGGCCTGTTATTACAGCACTTATCTGTGCTGGTAAAATTGGTTCTGGTATTGGTGCTGAATTGGGATCTATGAAAGTTACAGAACAAATTGACGCGATGGAAGTATCCTCTACTAATCCTGTTAGATTTTTATTAGTAACACGAATTTTGGCTACAACTTTAATGGTTCCACTATTGGTTTTATATGCAGATGCCTTAGGGATTTTGGGAAGTTGGGTAGGGGTCAATATTAAGGGTGATGTCAATTTATTTTTATTTATATCGCATGCCTTTGATCATGTAGATTTTTTTGATTTTTTTCCCGCAATTGTCAAAACATTTTTTTTTGGAGCTGTAATTGGTTTGGTAGGTTGTTATAAAGGCTATAATGCGGGTAGAGGTACAGAAAGTGTTGGTTTAGCTGCAAATTCAGCTGTTGTATTGGCATCACTTTTAGTTATTATAATAGATATGATAGCAGTTCAAATCACAGATATGATCATATCATGA
- a CDS encoding AI-2E family transporter — MNLTLKLPLYAKFSLISIGVLAVIFMLFVGQGIILPLLYAIIFAILLNPMVNFIVGKGLNRNVSIFIAVLTAILIVVLLLYLISGQLSLFSDTYPQLKIKFNESLVQLINWISDRFSIKKSAINKWISQNQIEAIDNLGGTIGHTLFLINGILIIVILIPVYIVLLLYYKVLILEFVHKLFVVEHHTTLNNIFFNSKKIIQGYLTGLLFEMVIIAILNSIGLLILGIDYAIVLGITGAIINIIPYIGGVIAIALPMIIAFITKDSATYPIMVFLVYLLIQFIDNHFIIPHIVASKVKINGLVCVIVVLLGGAIWGIPGMFLSIPITAILKVVLDHTMAYKHWGALMGNIVPTTKVKLNFKKKKILT; from the coding sequence ATGAATTTAACATTGAAGTTGCCACTTTATGCAAAATTTTCTTTAATTTCAATAGGCGTATTGGCTGTTATTTTCATGTTATTTGTTGGACAAGGTATTATTCTTCCATTGCTTTATGCTATTATATTTGCAATACTTTTGAATCCGATGGTTAATTTTATTGTAGGCAAGGGATTGAATAGAAATGTGTCCATATTCATCGCGGTTTTAACTGCTATTTTGATTGTTGTTTTATTGTTGTACTTGATTTCAGGCCAGTTATCATTATTTAGTGATACTTATCCACAGCTTAAAATTAAATTTAATGAGTCTTTAGTCCAATTGATTAATTGGATTTCTGATCGATTTAGTATTAAGAAATCAGCTATCAATAAATGGATTAGTCAAAATCAGATTGAAGCGATTGATAATCTAGGTGGTACTATTGGACATACTTTATTTTTAATAAATGGAATTTTAATAATTGTAATTTTAATACCAGTCTATATTGTTTTATTATTATACTATAAAGTGCTCATCTTGGAATTTGTCCATAAATTATTTGTGGTTGAACACCATACAACTTTAAATAATATTTTTTTTAATTCAAAGAAAATTATCCAAGGTTATCTAACTGGATTGTTATTCGAAATGGTTATAATAGCTATTTTGAATTCCATTGGATTGTTGATTCTGGGTATCGATTATGCGATAGTTCTTGGAATTACTGGTGCAATTATTAATATTATTCCATATATAGGTGGTGTTATTGCTATTGCACTTCCTATGATTATTGCTTTTATTACTAAGGATTCGGCGACTTATCCAATAATGGTATTCCTTGTTTATTTACTGATACAATTTATAGATAATCACTTTATTATCCCGCATATTGTTGCCTCTAAAGTGAAAATTAATGGTTTGGTTTGTGTTATTGTTGTATTGTTGGGAGGTGCTATATGGGGTATTCCTGGCATGTTTTTGTCAATTCCTATTACTGCGATTCTTAAAGTAGTCTTAGATCATACAATGGCTTATAAACATTGGGGTGCTCTAATGGGAAATATTGTACCAACTACAAAAGTCAAATTAAATTTTAAAAAGAAGAAAATTTTAACTTGA
- a CDS encoding two-component sensor histidine kinase has product MLLQNIRINLLEANLGSLELELVYQKAENEKREIELGVANRELAFQDEEKRKRATELGIANKELAYQDVEKGKRAAELGIANRELVFQDEEKEKRAAELSIANKELIFQNDEKEKRAAELGIANNELVFQNKEKENRATELGIANMELAFQNAEKEKRAAELSIAIKELIFQNEEKEKRAAELSIANRELIFQNEEKEKRAAELSIANKELAFQNNEKEKRAAELIIANEELAFQNGEKEKRAAELIIANKELAFQNDEKEKRAAELISANKELLAFTYISSHDLQEPLRKIQTFVTILLENEANNLSESGKHHFQRMQLAAGRMQQLIDDLLSFSRISTTELQFEKTDLNIIIDEVKNELRDTINENHAIIETIGMCSANIIAFQFRQLIYNLISNALKFSKPDIPSHIIIQSRIVRGSQLFNTKLSHDRNYCHIMIRDNGIGFEPHFNERIFEVFQKLHGKESYAGTGIGLAIVKKIVENHNGLIMATSELNQGAQFDIFIPND; this is encoded by the coding sequence ATGCTCTTGCAAAATATACGGATCAATCTGCTTGAAGCAAATTTAGGAAGTTTAGAACTAGAGCTTGTTTATCAGAAAGCAGAAAATGAGAAAAGAGAAATTGAGTTAGGAGTAGCTAATAGGGAATTGGCATTTCAAGATGAAGAAAAGAGAAAACGTGCTACTGAATTGGGCATTGCAAACAAAGAACTAGCTTATCAAGATGTTGAGAAGGGAAAAAGAGCGGCAGAGTTAGGTATTGCAAATCGTGAGCTTGTATTTCAGGACGAAGAAAAGGAGAAGCGAGCAGCAGAGTTAAGTATTGCAAATAAAGAATTGATTTTTCAAAATGATGAAAAAGAGAAGCGGGCTGCAGAATTGGGTATTGCCAATAATGAATTAGTTTTTCAGAATAAGGAGAAGGAAAATCGTGCTACAGAGTTAGGTATTGCTAATATGGAACTTGCTTTTCAAAATGCGGAAAAGGAAAAGAGAGCGGCTGAGTTAAGTATTGCAATTAAGGAACTCATTTTTCAAAATGAAGAAAAGGAGAAGCGGGCGGCTGAGTTAAGTATTGCAAACAGAGAACTAATTTTTCAGAATGAAGAGAAGGAAAAGCGCGCAGCAGAGTTAAGCATAGCCAATAAGGAACTTGCCTTTCAAAATAATGAGAAGGAGAAACGTGCCGCTGAATTGATTATTGCAAATGAGGAGTTGGCATTTCAAAATGGTGAAAAGGAAAAACGTGCTGCTGAATTAATTATTGCCAACAAGGAACTGGCTTTCCAAAACGATGAAAAAGAAAAGCGGGCTGCTGAATTGATTAGTGCGAATAAAGAATTACTTGCATTTACCTATATATCAAGTCACGATTTACAGGAACCCCTACGAAAGATCCAAACTTTTGTAACTATTCTTTTAGAAAATGAGGCTAATAATCTTTCTGAAAGCGGAAAACACCATTTTCAACGTATGCAATTAGCAGCTGGAAGAATGCAACAACTAATTGATGATCTACTTTCTTTTTCACGGATTAGTACTACTGAGCTGCAATTTGAAAAGACCGATCTGAATATTATTATTGATGAAGTTAAAAATGAATTGCGAGATACTATCAATGAGAATCATGCCATTATAGAAACCATTGGTATGTGTTCAGCTAATATTATTGCATTTCAGTTCAGGCAGTTGATCTATAACTTAATCAGTAACGCACTTAAATTTTCTAAGCCAGATATACCATCACATATTATAATTCAAAGCAGAATCGTAAGAGGGTCTCAATTGTTTAACACAAAATTATCTCATGATAGAAATTATTGCCATATAATGATTAGGGACAACGGCATTGGATTTGAACCACATTTTAATGAGCGAATATTTGAGGTTTTTCAAAAACTACATGGTAAAGAAAGTTACGCAGGGACGGGAATTGGGCTTGCAATTGTAAAAAAAATTGTTGAAAATCATAATGGCCTGATCATGGCTACAAGTGAATTAAATCAAGGAGCCCAGTTTGATATTTTTATTCCTAATGATTAA
- a CDS encoding response regulator yields the protein MNLEKLEILLADDDLDDCLFFREAVAELEILVRLTATHDGEQLMEFLNNTKLALPHVLFLDLNMPRKNGFECLAEIKNNLNLIHLPVIVFSTSFEQDVVNQLYLGGAQFFIRKPANFSQFKKIIKLALSIIATGKWTKPNKDFFVLTVHDFERFKFAI from the coding sequence ATGAATTTAGAAAAATTGGAAATTCTACTTGCAGACGATGATTTGGATGATTGTTTGTTTTTTAGAGAGGCTGTTGCAGAATTAGAAATACTGGTAAGGCTAACTGCCACACATGACGGAGAACAACTTATGGAATTTCTCAACAATACTAAGTTAGCGCTTCCTCATGTTTTATTTCTTGACCTCAATATGCCTCGTAAAAACGGATTTGAATGTTTGGCAGAAATTAAAAATAACCTAAACTTAATACATCTTCCAGTAATTGTATTCTCTACTTCATTTGAGCAGGATGTAGTTAATCAATTGTATCTAGGAGGGGCTCAATTTTTTATTAGAAAGCCTGCTAATTTTTCACAATTCAAAAAAATTATTAAACTTGCACTATCCATTATTGCTACTGGAAAATGGACTAAGCCTAACAAAGATTTTTTTGTGCTAACTGTGCATGATTTTGAAAGGTTTAAGTTTGCAATATAA
- a CDS encoding response regulator, translating into MLSESKKHPIHILLSDDDTDDCFFFEKAIDEIPIDIKLDIVRDGEQLLNYLHEHQSQLPDMLFLDLSMPRKTGFECLSEIRENEAYKNIYIVMFSTSYSRDLHYEDSMIVLLRDLGADQYIRKSSDFTRIVKIINKFSIQRNVQIV; encoded by the coding sequence ATGCTATCCGAATCAAAAAAACATCCAATTCATATTCTATTATCAGATGATGATACGGATGATTGTTTTTTCTTTGAAAAAGCAATTGATGAAATTCCAATAGATATTAAATTAGACATAGTTAGAGACGGTGAACAGTTATTGAATTATCTTCATGAACATCAAAGCCAACTTCCAGATATGCTATTTCTAGATCTTAGTATGCCACGCAAGACAGGGTTTGAATGTTTATCCGAAATTAGAGAAAACGAAGCATACAAGAATATTTATATAGTAATGTTTTCGACTTCTTATTCTAGAGACCTTCATTATGAAGATAGCATGATCGTTTTACTTCGAGATTTAGGAGCTGATCAATATATTCGAAAATCTTCTGATTTTACTAGAATTGTAAAAATCATTAACAAGTTTTCTATTCAACGAAACGTGCAAATTGTATAA
- a CDS encoding response regulator produces the protein MNKGKIKLFLVDDDAVFLKSLEIEFLDHADFIIETYATGELCIQHLDHFPDVIILDYHLDGIEKFAMNGLETLDKIKSVNPDIPVVMLSSQDKIDVAISCMHHRAFDYVVKSETAFIRLQKIITSIFKYKKMEKELKWYMERM, from the coding sequence GTGAATAAGGGAAAAATCAAGTTATTTCTGGTCGATGATGATGCTGTATTTTTGAAGTCATTAGAAATTGAATTTCTGGATCATGCAGATTTCATAATTGAAACATATGCAACCGGGGAGCTGTGTATTCAACATTTAGATCATTTTCCTGATGTAATTATTTTGGATTATCATTTGGATGGAATTGAAAAATTTGCAATGAACGGTTTAGAGACACTGGATAAAATAAAATCTGTTAATCCGGATATTCCAGTGGTGATGCTTTCGAGTCAAGATAAAATTGATGTAGCTATAAGTTGTATGCATCATAGAGCATTTGATTATGTGGTGAAAAGTGAAACTGCTTTTATTAGATTGCAAAAAATCATAACATCAATTTTCAAGTATAAAAAAATGGAAAAGGAGTTAAAATGGTATATGGAACGTATGTAA
- a CDS encoding CHASE3 domain-containing protein yields the protein MKPFLDRTTYFFILAGIIFSTGLIVFYYNNQKIKTTSDLINQTHTIIQTSNKLLLDMLNIETGSRGFYLTRNKLFLEPFNIGMKSISGDIETLKELNKNNPKQHDRIDSLEHFINQRLSLANSVIDEKDHLNVAESELLQKISDGKLIVDKIRQLILDINYDEFILLKERRDKFEVNNLNANFIILSLAIFSILFFILIFVNISIQKSKKISDDEFNIQQRLSSQYSRTLIEASLDPLVTINAVGKITDVNEASIKVTGIEREKIIGTDFSQYFTEPVKAQSAYEQVFDKGYVSDYPLTVKHLNGTLTDVLYNASIYKDENGVTLGVFAAARDVTEQKLLSNYSLSLIEASRDPLFVISPVGKITDMNDATVKITELSRMNLIGSDFSQYFTEPEMAEIGYKMVFEHGFVEDYPLTIMDGKLTPVLFNGSVYKDDRDNVLGAVVVARVITEQKRFEKELTEARIFAELATAMAEEAQSKAEVATRIAEDAVKAKQQFLSNMSHEIRTPMNAIIGFTKVVLKTELTAKQKEYLSAIKMSGDTLIVLINDILDLAKVDAGKMTFEQAPFRMRNSIMSMLHLFEAKVQEKNLELITEYDNEIPDVLLGDALRLHQIILNLVSNAVKFTSKGKITIKVKLVHEDVNAVTIQFEVEDTGAGILESKIDYIFDNFHQASSSTSRLFGGTGLGLAIVKQLVEAQGGTINVSSQIDVGSIFSFKLEFQKTNAIADMDEAIIELDEDIKDIKVLVVEDIALNQLLMKTLLDDFGFDRDIAANGKIAIERLQAKSYDIILMDLQMPEMNGFEATEYIRNVLHSKIPIIALTADVTTVDLAKCKAVGMNDYIAKPVDERILYNKIVNLVKKTLTSNLTTGDEHVLKSSSKEPIRQIDLAYLYQRTKSNPTLMLEMINAYLDQTPSLILSMKQSLLDQDWNALHASVHKMIPSFSIMGMNKQFEQMAKQVQDYASNMEHNEGIHDLVMQLEIACNKACMELQEEIINIKNTKSE from the coding sequence ATGAAACCTTTTTTAGATAGAACAACGTATTTTTTTATTTTGGCTGGCATCATTTTCAGTACTGGGCTAATTGTTTTTTATTATAATAATCAAAAAATTAAAACAACGAGTGACTTAATTAATCAAACGCATACCATAATTCAAACGAGTAATAAATTATTATTGGATATGCTCAATATTGAGACTGGATCAAGGGGGTTTTATTTAACTAGAAATAAACTCTTTTTAGAGCCATTCAATATTGGAATGAAATCAATAAGTGGTGATATTGAAACTCTAAAAGAATTAAATAAGAACAATCCCAAGCAGCATGATAGGATAGATTCATTAGAACATTTTATCAATCAGCGGTTAAGTTTAGCGAATAGCGTCATTGATGAGAAAGATCATTTGAATGTAGCTGAATCCGAATTATTACAAAAGATTAGTGATGGAAAATTAATTGTAGATAAAATACGGCAATTAATTTTAGATATTAATTATGACGAATTTATTTTACTTAAAGAAAGAAGAGATAAATTTGAAGTAAATAATTTAAATGCAAATTTTATAATATTATCACTGGCAATATTTTCTATCTTATTTTTTATATTAATATTTGTAAATATCAGTATTCAAAAATCTAAAAAAATATCTGATGATGAATTCAATATTCAACAAAGATTAAGCTCACAATATTCTCGAACATTAATAGAAGCTAGTTTAGATCCTTTAGTTACGATCAATGCAGTAGGTAAAATAACTGATGTTAATGAAGCATCTATTAAGGTTACAGGTATAGAGCGTGAAAAAATTATTGGTACAGATTTTTCTCAATATTTTACTGAGCCGGTAAAAGCTCAAAGTGCTTATGAGCAAGTTTTTGATAAAGGATATGTTTCGGATTACCCATTGACCGTAAAACATTTAAATGGAACCTTAACTGATGTGTTATATAACGCTTCAATTTATAAAGATGAGAATGGTGTAACGTTGGGTGTATTTGCGGCGGCTCGCGATGTAACGGAGCAAAAATTATTATCAAATTATTCATTGAGTTTAATTGAAGCTAGCCGTGATCCTTTATTTGTAATTAGTCCAGTTGGAAAAATTACTGATATGAATGATGCAACAGTTAAAATTACTGAATTGTCTAGAATGAATTTAATTGGTTCTGATTTTTCTCAGTATTTTACTGAACCTGAAATGGCAGAAATAGGTTATAAAATGGTTTTTGAACATGGATTCGTTGAAGATTATCCACTTACTATCATGGATGGTAAACTTACACCAGTATTATTCAATGGTTCCGTGTATAAGGATGATAGAGATAATGTTTTAGGAGCTGTAGTTGTAGCTCGAGTTATTACGGAACAAAAAAGATTTGAAAAGGAATTAACTGAAGCAAGAATATTTGCAGAATTAGCAACTGCTATGGCTGAAGAAGCGCAAAGCAAAGCTGAAGTGGCTACAAGAATTGCTGAGGATGCCGTAAAAGCTAAACAGCAATTTCTTTCAAATATGAGTCACGAGATACGAACGCCAATGAATGCAATTATTGGTTTTACTAAGGTGGTATTGAAGACTGAACTTACTGCAAAGCAAAAAGAATATTTATCTGCAATTAAGATGAGTGGGGATACTTTAATTGTATTGATCAATGATATCCTCGATCTTGCAAAAGTGGATGCTGGAAAAATGACGTTTGAACAAGCTCCATTTAGAATGAGAAATTCTATTATGTCGATGTTACATTTATTTGAAGCCAAAGTACAAGAAAAGAATTTGGAATTGATAACAGAATACGATAATGAAATTCCAGATGTACTTTTGGGTGATGCACTTCGATTGCATCAGATTATTTTAAATTTGGTAAGCAATGCAGTTAAATTTACTTCAAAAGGTAAAATTACGATTAAGGTTAAGTTGGTTCATGAAGATGTTAATGCTGTGACCATACAATTTGAAGTAGAAGATACTGGAGCTGGAATTTTGGAAAGTAAGATTGATTATATATTTGATAATTTTCACCAAGCTTCAAGTAGTACCTCTCGACTTTTTGGAGGTACTGGTTTAGGATTAGCTATCGTCAAACAATTAGTAGAGGCACAGGGAGGTACTATAAATGTTTCGAGCCAAATCGATGTTGGTTCAATATTTAGTTTCAAATTGGAATTTCAAAAAACGAATGCAATAGCAGATATGGATGAAGCGATTATTGAATTAGATGAAGATATAAAGGATATCAAGGTTTTGGTGGTTGAAGATATAGCATTGAATCAATTGTTAATGAAAACCTTGCTTGATGATTTTGGATTTGATCGTGATATTGCAGCCAATGGAAAAATCGCTATTGAAAGATTGCAAGCCAAATCTTATGATATCATACTTATGGATTTGCAAATGCCTGAAATGAATGGTTTTGAAGCTACAGAATATATAAGAAATGTGTTACATTCTAAAATTCCAATTATCGCATTAACTGCTGATGTAACTACTGTGGATTTAGCTAAATGTAAAGCAGTAGGTATGAATGATTACATTGCAAAACCAGTCGATGAGCGAATTTTATATAATAAAATTGTGAATTTAGTAAAGAAGACTTTAACAAGTAACTTAACAACTGGAGATGAACATGTATTGAAGTCTTCTTCAAAGGAGCCTATTAGACAAATTGATTTGGCTTACCTGTATCAACGTACAAAATCAAATCCGACTTTAATGTTAGAAATGATCAATGCTTACCTGGATCAAACGCCATCTTTGATTTTATCAATGAAGCAAAGCCTTTTAGACCAAGATTGGAATGCATTACATGCTTCAGTTCATAAAATGATACCTTCATTTTCAATCATGGGAATGAATAAACAATTTGAACAAATGGCTAAGCAAGTTCAGGACTATGCTAGTAATATGGAACACAATGAAGGAATACATGATTTAGTAATGCAATTAGAAATTGCCTGTAATAAGGCATGTATGGAATTACAAGAGGAAATTATTAATATAAAAAATACTAAAAGTGAATAA
- a CDS encoding helix-turn-helix transcriptional regulator — protein sequence MKLYIKYMVSVRCKMAVKEVLKKLGLHFIVVELGVVEIMEDLNAEALKDLSLLLKEVELELMDDKRAILIEKIKNVIVEMVHYTEERPKTNFSDYLSDKLKHDYTYLANLFSEVTGTTIEHYIIAHKIERVKELILYDELNLTEISYLMNYSSVAHLSTQFKKVTGLSPSHFKQLKDKRRSPIEEIGNISKQNVNPSIDSN from the coding sequence TTGAAGCTATACATTAAATATATGGTCAGTGTTCGTTGCAAAATGGCAGTGAAAGAGGTGTTAAAAAAGCTTGGCTTGCATTTTATTGTAGTTGAATTGGGTGTTGTTGAAATTATGGAAGACCTGAATGCAGAAGCACTCAAAGATTTGAGTCTGTTGTTAAAAGAAGTCGAACTTGAATTAATGGACGATAAAAGAGCCATTTTGATTGAAAAGATAAAAAACGTCATTGTTGAAATGGTGCATTATACAGAAGAACGTCCTAAAACCAATTTTTCTGATTATCTCAGTGATAAATTAAAACATGATTACACTTATTTAGCAAACCTATTTTCTGAAGTTACAGGTACTACAATTGAACATTATATCATTGCACATAAAATCGAAAGAGTGAAGGAGTTGATCTTGTATGATGAACTCAATTTAACTGAAATATCCTATTTAATGAATTACAGTAGTGTTGCACATCTTTCCACTCAATTTAAAAAGGTTACGGGATTATCGCCATCCCATTTTAAACAATTGAAAGATAAAAGAAGAAGCCCTATAGAAGAAATAGGTAACATTTCAAAGCAGAATGTAAATCCATCAATTGATTCAAATTAA
- a CDS encoding PorT family protein, whose product MKNLNQKLIMHLSVCALLLFTGIKTEAQSVEFGVRLMPTFSSLKVKTSSGGTIQGQYTIGFGFGGILGFNFTEFVGAQGEVIYSSISQKYKEQDVEQNLKLRYINIPLLLSLNTGKSKKLNGNFVVGPQIGISVGSSIKTTGGDGTTNAQAVLSVKKGDLGFAYGAGLDVGMNEANTARIGFGFRGVYGLIDISKDNNNNTSNSYLILDRTNLKTYSAYVGVSFIF is encoded by the coding sequence ATGAAAAATTTAAATCAAAAGCTAATTATGCACTTATCTGTTTGTGCATTGTTATTATTTACAGGAATAAAGACAGAAGCACAGAGTGTTGAATTTGGCGTGAGATTAATGCCAACATTTTCTTCTCTTAAGGTAAAAACTTCATCTGGTGGAACAATTCAAGGTCAATATACTATAGGATTTGGTTTTGGAGGAATATTGGGATTTAATTTTACAGAGTTTGTTGGGGCTCAGGGCGAGGTCATTTATTCTTCGATTTCACAAAAATATAAAGAGCAAGATGTAGAGCAAAATTTAAAACTTAGATATATTAATATCCCATTATTGCTATCTCTTAATACTGGTAAATCAAAAAAACTTAATGGAAATTTTGTTGTTGGCCCACAGATAGGTATAAGTGTTGGGAGCAGTATTAAAACTACAGGAGGAGATGGTACTACTAATGCACAAGCAGTACTTTCAGTAAAAAAAGGTGATTTGGGATTTGCATATGGAGCAGGTTTGGATGTTGGAATGAATGAAGCTAATACCGCTCGCATAGGTTTTGGATTTCGCGGTGTTTATGGCTTAATAGATATAAGTAAAGATAATAATAATAATACTTCAAATTCATACTTAATTCTTGATAGGACAAATTTGAAAACATACTCAGCTTATGTAGGCGTGTCTTTTATATTCTAA